The proteins below come from a single Perca flavescens isolate YP-PL-M2 chromosome 8, PFLA_1.0, whole genome shotgun sequence genomic window:
- the LOC114560511 gene encoding E3 ubiquitin-protein ligase TRIM21-like, whose protein sequence is MSAASCLLTEDQFLCSICLDVFTDPVTIPCGHNFCKTCITQHWNINVPFQCPNCNKVFRTRPELRVNTFISEMAAQFRQSAQQKASSSSSSEQQVSKPGEVPCDVCTGTKLMAVKSCLVCLVSFCETHLEPHLTVSRLKRHHLIDPVENLEGRMCTKHDKLLELFCKTDQTCVCMLCTYSDHKTHDVVPLKEKYVGIKAKLGKTEAEIQQMIQKRQLKIQEIKHSVELSEEDADREIADGVQVFTALKESVERSQAELIDTIKEKQRKMEKQAEGFIKELEQEISELKKRSAEVEQLSQSEDHFHVLQSFTSLNAAPPTKDWTQVSVRPPSYEGTVLRAVNPLEKKLSKQMKKLMDVELKRVQQYAVDVTLDSDTAHPKLILSDDRKQVKHGDVKKNLPNNPERFDTCPCVIAKQRFYSGRFYYEVQVKGKTKWDLGVARESISRKGKVTLTPQNGYWTICLMNENEFEACAETLVDLSLKSRPEKVGVFVDYEEGLVSFYDINAAALIYSFTGCSFTEKLYPYFSPCTNNGGKNSAPLIISSINHTK, encoded by the coding sequence ATGTCTGCTGCCAGCTGTCTGCTGACTGAAGATCAGTTTCTgtgctccatctgtctggatgtgttcaCTGATCCAGTCACCATACCATGTGGACACAACTTCTGTAAAACCTGCATCACTCAACACTGGAATATTAATGTCCCGTTTCAGTGTCCCAACTGTAATAAGGTTTTCAGAACCAGACCTGAGCTGCGTGTCAATACTTTCATCTCTGAGATGGCTGCTCAGTTCAGACAGTCAGCTCAGCagaaagccagcagcagcagcagctcagagcaACAAGTGTCCAAACCAGGAGAAGTTCCCTGTGACGTCTGCACTGGAACCAAACTGATGGCCGTGAAGTCCTGCCTGGTGTGTCTGGTCTCCTTCTGTGAGACTCACCTGGAGCCTCATCTGACAGTTTCACGTCTGAAAAGACATCATCTGATCGACCCTGTGGAGAACCTGGAAGGCAGGATGTGTACGAAGCACGATAAACTGCTGGAGCTGTTCTGTAAGACCGACCAGACgtgtgtctgcatgctctgCACCTACTCAGACCACAAGACACATGATGTTGTTCCTCTGAAAGAAAAATATGTGGGAATAAAGGCCAAGCTGGGAAAGACAGAGGCTGAAATTCAgcagatgatccagaagagaCAACTGAAGATTCAGGAGATCAAACACTCAGTGGAGCTCAGTGAggaagatgcagacagagagatagcagaTGGTGTTCAGGTCTTCACCGCTCTGAAGGAGTCTGTTGAGAGAAGCCAGGCCGAGCTCATCGACACgatcaaagagaagcagagaaagatggagaaacAGGCTGAAGGCTTCATCAAGGAGCTGGAACAGGAAATCTCTGAGCTGAAGAAGAGAAGCGctgaggtggagcagctctCACAGTCTGAAGACCACTTCCACGTCCTCCAGAGCTTCACGTCCCTGAACGCTGCTCCACCTACTAAGGACTGGACACAAGTCAGCGTCCGTCCACCTTCATATGAGGGGACTGTGCTAAGAGCAGTTAATCCTCTGGAGAAGAAGCTCAGTAAACAGATGAAGAAGCTGATGGATGTTGAGCTGAAGAGGGTCCAGCAGTATGCAGTGGATGTGACTCTTGATTCTGATACAGCACATCCAAAACTCATCCTGTCCGATGACAGAAAACAAGTTAAACATGGTGATGTAAAGAAGAATCTTCCAAACAATCCAGAGAGATTTGATACTTGTCCTTGTGTCATAGCAAAGCAGAGATTCTATTCAGGAAGATTTTACTATGAGGTTCAAGTTAAAGGGAAGACCAAGTGGGATTTAGGAGTGGCCAGAGAGTCGATCAGTAGGAAGGGGAAAGTCACACTGACTCCTCAGAATGGTTACTGGACGATATGTTTGATgaatgaaaatgagtttgaagCTTGTGCTGAAACTCTAGTTGATCTCTCTCTGAAGTCTCGTCCTGagaaggtgggggtgtttgtggattatgaggagggtctggtctccTTTTATGACATTAATGCTGCAGCTCTCATCTACTCCTTTACTGGCTGCTCCTTCACAGAGAAACTCTACCCATACTTCAGTCCCTGTACAAACAATGGTGGTAAAAACTCTGCCCCTCTGATCATTTCTTCTATTAATCACACCAAGTAG